The Fulvivirga ligni genome window below encodes:
- a CDS encoding AsmA family protein, translating into MKKVLIIFGCIILVLLAALFIIPIAFKDQIKAGIDKALAESLDADVVWDVEDFDISLFRNFPNATANLNNFGVLNHAPFEGQILFAVEQFEVEVDLFSLFGDQIKINGIKLNHPEIKIKVLEDGTANYDIAIADTTAVDPATDTAAVAYNIGIDHWEITHGHVVYDDKTMPIFLEIVGLNHSGSGDFTQDIFDLSTKTVADSVTVEFDGIEYITKKRAEIDAVLTISDEYGKYTFKENTAKINDFALSFDGYLALLEDGSMDMDLTYGTQENSFKSLLSLVPGVYTEGFNDIETEGSLAFDGAVKGKYDSLHMPAFNLNMKVNEAMFKYPDLPTAVKNINMDLAVANEDGVIDNTVVNLKTLHLEFGSNPFDAKLLVKNLYNYDMDANVKGKLNLEELSRMFPLEGMALKGSFNVDMSASGVYDSVKQVIPAINGVMSMQNGYVKTAEFPYALENLSFDAKVADPSGKMSDFKAEVNNFNMVMDGEPFAASLVFENLDNYTWDLTAKGGVDLEKITKVFPLEGMELTGKIDADIETAGKMSELEAERYQNLPTSGKVTVSKFTYKDSELPYDVTISDAQVSFDPQKMTINNYKGTVGKSDMTINGSVSNYIGYMFGENQIIKGNMNFSSNMLDLNEFMSEEEDPATTVTEEESYGVIQVPEDIDFVLHSNIKTVKVMDMDITNATGDIIVKDGIANLSGLKFNLLGGDFGVNGAYNAKDIKNPKYDFSLDIDQLSTQKAFQTFNVVKAFAPIAKDVDGKVSTDFKISGLLDDEMMPKMESVDGSGVLKILQASMTDSKIIKGITSLTKLSDTDEVTIKDLLLSITIEDGQLKVKPFDVKIAGYTTTVAGATGFNGGIDYSLKMDVPAGKLGSQFNGLISKYAGGSTSENSTIPVTIGLGGTYDDPKPKLLMDEQEEQVKTAVKEKAKEEVKEKASELLDEVKDEKAKEVIGNILNRDKKDTTKTEETKEPEIDVDKAKDKIKDLFKKKKDN; encoded by the coding sequence ATGAAAAAAGTCCTAATTATTTTTGGCTGTATCATTTTGGTACTGTTGGCTGCTCTATTCATTATCCCAATTGCATTTAAAGACCAGATCAAGGCTGGTATAGATAAGGCTTTGGCTGAGTCTCTTGATGCGGATGTGGTTTGGGATGTAGAAGATTTCGATATTTCTCTTTTCAGAAACTTTCCTAATGCTACGGCTAATCTGAATAATTTTGGTGTGTTAAATCATGCACCATTTGAAGGACAAATACTTTTTGCCGTAGAACAGTTTGAGGTTGAAGTAGATCTTTTCAGTCTTTTTGGTGATCAGATTAAGATCAATGGTATAAAACTGAATCATCCGGAAATTAAGATTAAGGTGCTTGAAGATGGTACTGCTAATTACGATATCGCAATAGCAGATACTACCGCAGTAGATCCAGCTACGGATACTGCAGCAGTGGCTTACAATATTGGAATTGACCACTGGGAAATTACCCATGGGCATGTAGTATATGATGATAAAACCATGCCTATTTTTCTAGAAATAGTGGGCCTTAACCATAGCGGTAGCGGAGATTTTACTCAGGATATATTTGATTTATCAACTAAAACAGTGGCCGACTCAGTTACAGTGGAGTTTGATGGTATTGAGTATATCACTAAAAAAAGAGCTGAAATTGATGCTGTTCTGACTATTAGCGATGAATATGGTAAATATACATTCAAAGAAAACACAGCTAAAATCAATGACTTTGCCCTAAGTTTTGATGGATACCTTGCCCTATTAGAAGATGGAAGCATGGATATGGACTTAACTTATGGTACCCAGGAAAATAGCTTTAAAAGCCTTCTGTCGTTAGTGCCTGGAGTTTACACCGAAGGATTTAATGATATTGAAACTGAGGGTTCACTGGCTTTTGATGGTGCGGTGAAAGGTAAATATGACAGCTTACACATGCCTGCTTTTAACCTGAATATGAAAGTGAATGAGGCCATGTTTAAATACCCAGACCTACCCACGGCAGTAAAAAATATTAACATGGATTTGGCTGTAGCCAATGAAGACGGCGTGATAGATAATACCGTGGTTAACCTAAAAACTTTGCATTTAGAGTTTGGTAGCAATCCTTTTGATGCGAAGTTATTAGTGAAAAACCTTTATAACTATGACATGGATGCTAATGTAAAGGGAAAACTAAACCTTGAAGAGCTTAGCAGAATGTTTCCTTTAGAAGGTATGGCTTTGAAAGGAAGCTTTAATGTAGATATGTCTGCATCTGGTGTTTACGATAGTGTGAAGCAGGTTATTCCGGCCATTAATGGTGTTATGAGCATGCAAAATGGCTATGTAAAAACTGCCGAATTTCCTTATGCCCTTGAAAACTTAAGCTTTGATGCAAAAGTGGCTGATCCATCTGGAAAGATGAGCGACTTTAAAGCTGAGGTTAATAATTTCAATATGGTGATGGATGGTGAGCCATTTGCCGCAAGCCTTGTTTTCGAAAATCTTGATAACTATACCTGGGATTTAACCGCTAAAGGTGGTGTGGATCTTGAAAAAATCACAAAAGTATTCCCGCTAGAAGGTATGGAGCTTACCGGCAAGATAGATGCGGATATAGAAACTGCAGGTAAAATGTCTGAGCTTGAAGCTGAAAGATATCAAAACTTGCCTACCAGTGGTAAGGTAACGGTGAGTAAGTTCACTTATAAAGATAGTGAACTACCTTATGATGTAACTATTTCTGATGCTCAGGTATCTTTCGATCCTCAGAAAATGACTATCAATAACTATAAAGGAACAGTTGGAAAAAGTGACATGACTATCAATGGATCTGTTTCTAACTACATTGGATATATGTTTGGTGAAAACCAAATTATAAAAGGAAACATGAACTTCAGCTCGAATATGCTCGATTTAAATGAGTTTATGTCCGAAGAGGAAGATCCGGCTACTACAGTTACGGAAGAAGAGTCTTATGGTGTAATTCAAGTGCCTGAAGATATTGATTTTGTGTTGCATTCGAATATTAAAACGGTGAAGGTAATGGATATGGACATTACCAATGCTACCGGAGACATTATAGTGAAAGATGGTATAGCTAATCTTTCGGGCTTGAAGTTTAACCTTTTAGGGGGTGATTTTGGTGTGAATGGAGCTTATAATGCTAAAGACATAAAAAATCCTAAATATGATTTCTCTTTAGATATTGACCAGCTTTCCACCCAGAAGGCTTTCCAAACATTTAATGTAGTAAAAGCCTTTGCTCCTATTGCTAAAGATGTAGATGGAAAGGTTTCTACCGATTTTAAAATCAGCGGCCTTTTAGATGATGAAATGATGCCAAAGATGGAATCAGTAGATGGTAGTGGAGTGCTGAAAATTCTTCAGGCTTCTATGACTGACTCAAAAATTATAAAAGGAATTACCAGCCTCACTAAACTTAGTGATACAGATGAAGTGACAATCAAAGATTTGCTGCTTTCTATCACTATAGAAGATGGTCAATTGAAAGTGAAGCCTTTTGATGTAAAAATTGCTGGTTATACCACTACCGTGGCAGGTGCTACCGGATTTAACGGAGGCATAGATTACAGCCTTAAAATGGATGTTCCGGCTGGAAAATTAGGAAGTCAGTTTAATGGCCTTATCTCTAAATATGCTGGAGGCAGTACTTCTGAGAACAGCACGATACCAGTAACTATTGGATTAGGAGGTACTTATGATGATCCTAAACCAAAGTTATTAATGGATGAGCAGGAAGAACAGGTGAAAACTGCTGTGAAAGAGAAAGCCAAGGAAGAAGTGAAAGAAAAAGCATCTGAACTATTGGATGAGGTGAAAGATGAAAAGGCGAAAGAGGTGATTGGAAATATCCTGAATAGAGATAAAAAGGACACTACCAAAACGGAAGAAACTAAAGAGCCTGAAATAGATGTTGATAAGGCTAAAGATAAAATCAAAGACCTTTTCAAAAAGAAGAAAGATAACTAA
- a CDS encoding 4Fe-4S dicluster domain-containing protein: MEYIQQILFLVTLGIASFILFKRISRIRSNIKLGKDIDLSDNGSERMKNMFLIAFGQKKMFKRPVPAFLHLLIYVGFLVINLEVLEFVIDGLTGQHRIFAPLLGGFYSVLMNVFEFLAVAVLFSCVVFLIRRNVIRLKRFHSKEMTSWPTLDANLILVIEIVLMLAILTMNATDQLLQAQNEHYTATGSLFFSSFLMPLFSGLSEGTLVFIERFAWWFHIVGILGFAIYVTFSKHLHIFLAFPNTYYGDLRPKGEMRNMEAVTNEVNMMLGIQQEQPAAPPEEIARFGAKDVNDLTWKNIMNAYACTECGRCTSECPANQTGKKLSPRKIMMDTRDRAEEVGKSLATGGKGLEDGKSLLGDYITKEEINACTSCNACVEACPVSINPLEIILEMRRYVAMEESGSPASWNSMFQNVETNFAPWKFAPTDRFKWADDLKKD; this comes from the coding sequence ATGGAATACATACAACAGATACTGTTCTTAGTCACGCTCGGTATCGCCTCATTTATTCTTTTTAAGCGCATTTCGCGAATAAGATCCAATATCAAACTAGGTAAAGATATTGACCTTAGTGATAATGGATCGGAGAGAATGAAAAATATGTTTCTGATTGCCTTCGGTCAGAAAAAAATGTTCAAGAGACCTGTACCTGCTTTTTTGCATTTGCTCATTTATGTAGGCTTTCTTGTTATAAATCTGGAAGTTTTGGAGTTCGTCATTGACGGGCTTACCGGGCAGCATAGAATATTTGCTCCACTATTGGGCGGTTTTTATTCTGTCTTAATGAATGTGTTTGAGTTTTTGGCAGTGGCTGTGCTGTTCTCATGTGTGGTTTTCTTAATAAGGAGAAATGTTATTCGTTTGAAGAGGTTCCACTCTAAAGAGATGACCTCCTGGCCTACTTTAGATGCTAATCTTATTCTTGTTATAGAGATTGTACTGATGCTAGCTATATTAACCATGAACGCTACTGATCAGCTCTTACAAGCCCAAAATGAACATTATACTGCCACGGGATCGCTGTTTTTCAGTAGTTTCCTTATGCCTTTGTTCTCAGGGTTGAGTGAAGGCACCCTGGTTTTTATTGAAAGGTTTGCCTGGTGGTTCCACATTGTAGGTATTCTTGGTTTCGCCATTTATGTTACCTTCTCTAAGCATCTTCATATATTCCTGGCCTTCCCGAACACCTACTATGGAGATTTAAGGCCCAAGGGTGAGATGAGAAATATGGAGGCAGTTACCAATGAGGTAAATATGATGCTTGGTATTCAACAAGAACAACCTGCCGCACCTCCTGAAGAGATCGCAAGGTTTGGAGCTAAGGATGTAAATGACCTTACCTGGAAAAATATCATGAATGCTTATGCCTGTACGGAATGTGGGCGCTGTACGTCAGAGTGTCCAGCTAATCAGACCGGTAAGAAGCTTTCTCCTAGGAAAATTATGATGGATACCAGAGATAGAGCTGAGGAAGTAGGTAAAAGCCTGGCTACCGGTGGTAAAGGATTGGAGGATGGCAAATCTTTACTTGGAGATTACATCACCAAAGAGGAGATCAATGCCTGTACAAGTTGTAATGCTTGTGTTGAGGCCTGCCCTGTAAGCATCAACCCATTAGAAATAATACTTGAGATGAGAAGATATGTAGCCATGGAAGAGTCCGGCTCGCCAGCTTCATGGAATAGTATGTTTCAAAATGTGGAGACCAATTTTGCGCCGTGGAAATTTGCGCCTACAGATAGGTTTAAATGGGCGGATGATTTAAAGAAGGACTAA
- a CDS encoding sensor histidine kinase — MSELSVRIFSQYLIQGIWSIILGLLFFYTFRIYKRHYLKLWSWCWWAFALYMLTSGLNLYASWVYPVQNPIRIALSTISIGFAYIQVSLLLIGTWELIRNRKFYSGHLRIILFIAVFLALLSSILFIENADGQDLRFFIRVSFRALITGAGFFITGLWMITNLSHDKSLGKRLLIIAFLIYGAEQFNYFLLGFFPLINVDISFPYIQYLGLLDFFLEALVGMGMAIWLLENERRDLEKANEDLDNFFYSTSHDLRSPIASILGLIGLGKVHIKDDTALEFFEKIEGRVDKLDAVINDILSYAKSVKHHLKIEPLNFVQIIEEVKTALEFNEGASQIELQYDHSGIQVFSDKIKITTILHNLISNSIKYHDLHKEKPFIKVDLIKEGGRVSIVVQDNGSGIKKENQGKIFDMFYRASGNSVGSGLGLYIVKEAAHKLNGTVKVDSEYGKGSTFTVSLPSMAP, encoded by the coding sequence TTGTCAGAGCTCTCGGTAAGAATATTTTCTCAGTATCTCATTCAGGGAATTTGGTCAATTATACTAGGCCTACTATTCTTTTATACTTTTAGGATATACAAGCGACACTACCTGAAGTTGTGGTCATGGTGCTGGTGGGCATTTGCTCTTTATATGCTCACTTCTGGCCTAAACCTGTATGCCTCGTGGGTTTACCCTGTTCAAAATCCTATACGAATAGCGTTATCAACTATTTCAATAGGTTTTGCCTACATACAAGTATCCCTTCTCCTAATAGGTACCTGGGAACTGATAAGGAACAGAAAGTTCTATTCTGGTCACCTCAGAATCATTTTATTCATAGCGGTATTTTTAGCGCTTTTATCAAGTATTCTCTTTATAGAAAATGCTGACGGACAGGATCTTAGATTCTTTATTAGAGTAAGCTTTAGAGCTCTCATTACCGGGGCCGGTTTCTTCATCACCGGTTTATGGATGATTACTAATCTTTCCCATGACAAAAGCCTGGGTAAGAGGCTGTTGATTATTGCTTTCCTCATCTATGGAGCCGAGCAATTTAATTATTTTCTTCTGGGATTTTTTCCATTGATCAATGTAGATATCAGCTTCCCTTACATACAGTATCTTGGGCTCCTTGATTTCTTCTTAGAAGCTCTTGTAGGAATGGGTATGGCCATTTGGCTTTTAGAAAATGAAAGAAGGGATCTTGAAAAAGCCAATGAAGATCTCGATAATTTCTTCTACAGTACCAGTCATGATTTAAGGTCGCCAATAGCATCCATTTTGGGTCTTATAGGCCTTGGAAAGGTTCATATAAAGGATGACACTGCACTTGAGTTTTTTGAGAAAATAGAAGGCCGAGTGGACAAGTTAGATGCGGTGATCAATGATATTCTCAGCTATGCTAAAAGTGTGAAGCACCATCTTAAGATAGAGCCACTAAACTTTGTGCAGATTATTGAAGAGGTGAAGACCGCCCTGGAATTCAATGAAGGGGCATCTCAGATAGAGCTGCAATACGATCATTCTGGTATTCAGGTATTTAGTGATAAAATAAAGATCACTACCATCCTTCATAACCTCATCTCCAATTCAATTAAGTATCATGATTTGCACAAGGAGAAACCTTTTATAAAAGTAGATTTAATTAAAGAAGGTGGTAGGGTAAGTATTGTGGTACAGGATAATGGCAGTGGAATTAAGAAGGAAAATCAAGGAAAGATTTTTGATATGTTTTACCGGGCCTCAGGAAATTCCGTAGGCTCCGGCTTAGGATTATATATCGTTAAAGAAGCTGCCCACAAACTTAACGGTACCGTTAAGGTGGATTCAGAGTATGGAAAAGGCTCAACTTTTACCGTGAGCCTGCCGTCAATGGCTCCGTAA
- a CDS encoding FeoA family protein: MNTRSVVDLTPGESGIINGFMDDTLSLKLLEMGCLPGQPIKFNFAAPLGDPICVSVAGYNLSLRLDEAITISIQ, from the coding sequence GTGAATACAAGAAGTGTAGTAGATTTGACCCCGGGAGAAAGTGGTATAATAAATGGCTTTATGGATGATACGCTTTCTTTGAAGCTTTTAGAAATGGGATGCCTACCTGGCCAGCCGATCAAGTTTAATTTCGCTGCCCCTCTTGGTGACCCTATTTGCGTTAGTGTTGCCGGTTACAATCTTTCACTAAGATTAGACGAAGCAATCACTATTTCTATTCAGTAA
- a CDS encoding (Fe-S)-binding protein yields the protein MSKYKVPTMAEMAASGESPEILFWVGCAGSFDDRYKNVTQAFIKILNKVGISFAVLGPEETCTGDPARRAGNEFLFQMQAVANIQVMNGYNVKKVVTACPHCFNTIKNEYPALGGEYEVIHHSTFLQQLINDGKVSLKGGGTFKGKKITYHDSCYLGRSNNIYEAPRQVLEALDAELIEMKRCRTKGFCCGAGGAQMFKDAEPGKKEVNIERTEEALSTGADTIAVACPFCMTMMSDGVKNKEKEGEVKVKDLAELIAESEGLD from the coding sequence ATGAGTAAATATAAAGTACCAACCATGGCCGAGATGGCCGCTAGTGGAGAGTCACCTGAAATTTTGTTTTGGGTTGGCTGTGCCGGTTCTTTTGATGATAGATATAAGAATGTTACCCAAGCCTTTATTAAGATTTTGAATAAAGTGGGAATCTCATTCGCGGTGCTTGGACCTGAAGAAACCTGTACTGGTGATCCTGCAAGAAGAGCTGGAAATGAATTCTTATTTCAAATGCAGGCAGTGGCAAACATTCAGGTGATGAATGGATATAATGTGAAAAAAGTAGTGACTGCTTGTCCGCATTGTTTCAATACTATCAAAAATGAATACCCGGCTTTGGGAGGTGAATACGAAGTGATTCATCATAGCACTTTTCTGCAGCAGTTAATCAATGATGGAAAAGTGTCACTTAAAGGTGGAGGAACATTTAAGGGTAAGAAAATCACTTATCATGATTCTTGTTATCTCGGCCGATCTAACAATATCTATGAGGCTCCCAGGCAGGTGTTAGAAGCTCTTGATGCTGAGTTAATAGAAATGAAGCGTTGCCGAACCAAAGGATTCTGTTGTGGGGCTGGAGGAGCTCAAATGTTTAAAGATGCTGAGCCTGGTAAAAAAGAGGTGAACATAGAAAGAACAGAAGAGGCCCTAAGCACAGGTGCTGATACAATAGCCGTAGCCTGTCCATTCTGCATGACTATGATGAGCGATGGCGTAAAAAACAAAGAAAAAGAAGGTGAAGTGAAGGTGAAGGATCTAGCTGAGTTGATAGCTGAGTCTGAGGGATTAGACTGA
- a CDS encoding Fpg/Nei family DNA glycosylase — MPELPEVEMYKRYADSTMLHSKITKIEVADKKLIKVAETTLNKHLIGQEFKSTKRIGKYLFVETTGEKFMVVHFGMTGSWKYFKDLEDTPKYNKVLFHFNNGFKMSYISKRKFGWIDLANSIEEFQKDHNLGKDALQLSETEFLESLENRKAPIKSILLNQDTMAGIGNWMADDILYQSQIHPESRAAELTEAEKKKIYDKIQRVCKVAIDNEAHYDDFPKDFLIHNRKKGGKCYHTGADIVKITVGGRGTFYSPEWQKEK; from the coding sequence ATGCCTGAGTTACCTGAGGTAGAAATGTACAAGAGATATGCAGATAGCACCATGCTGCATAGCAAGATCACCAAGATAGAAGTAGCCGATAAGAAATTAATTAAAGTAGCAGAAACCACCCTGAACAAGCATTTAATAGGACAGGAATTTAAGTCTACTAAACGAATCGGCAAATATCTATTTGTAGAAACTACGGGCGAGAAGTTCATGGTAGTTCACTTTGGGATGACTGGCTCCTGGAAATATTTTAAAGACCTGGAAGATACTCCGAAGTATAATAAAGTGCTCTTTCATTTTAACAATGGTTTTAAAATGTCATACATCAGTAAAAGAAAGTTTGGCTGGATTGACCTTGCTAATTCCATTGAAGAATTTCAAAAGGATCATAATCTAGGCAAAGATGCGCTTCAGCTTTCAGAAACAGAATTCCTAGAATCACTGGAAAATAGAAAGGCACCGATCAAGAGTATCCTATTGAATCAGGATACTATGGCTGGCATAGGCAACTGGATGGCTGATGACATTTTATATCAAAGCCAAATACACCCGGAAAGTCGCGCCGCAGAACTGACCGAGGCTGAGAAAAAGAAAATTTATGATAAGATACAGCGAGTGTGCAAGGTAGCTATAGATAATGAGGCTCATTATGACGATTTTCCGAAAGACTTCTTGATTCACAATCGAAAGAAAGGAGGCAAGTGCTATCACACGGGTGCTGATATTGTAAAAATAACCGTAGGAGGGAGAGGTACTTTCTATTCGCCAGAATGGCAAAAAGAGAAATAA